A genomic segment from Cumulibacter soli encodes:
- a CDS encoding sensor histidine kinase yields MTGWILGAVCALATLAIGIAIGRNSRRTTRAPATVPQVRTPGAGDDAVAHDDVANTRRTVSKLVEEMSPAIIVVDSTERVRLANRSARTLKLVREDRVVVRELLALCREAHLDDSAWIDLEVRRDGQRVALRGHGLSLADRMVGLVLVDVSESYRVEAVRRDFVANVSHELKTPVGAITLLGEAIEDAADDQAAVRRFALSMQKESKRLSVLVQELIELSRLQGGEPSPPGTTIRIADIVAECADRARTVAAAKSIQIETAGEADLTVLGVERHLVMALTNLLTNAVSYSSEATTVAVTYRAERDDAVIVVKDQGIGIAADDIKRIFERFYRVDRARSRQTGGTGLGLAIVKHIASNHGGSIEVWSQEGEGSTFTLRIPRRPARNAAIDAADHSLVSDTAIEVAEHGTQSGASRSTLPE; encoded by the coding sequence ATGACCGGTTGGATACTTGGCGCCGTGTGTGCGCTCGCGACACTCGCGATCGGTATCGCCATCGGTCGGAATTCCCGTCGTACGACGCGTGCGCCCGCAACTGTGCCGCAGGTGCGCACTCCCGGCGCCGGAGATGATGCCGTGGCGCACGACGACGTGGCCAATACTCGCCGGACCGTCAGCAAGCTCGTCGAAGAAATGTCGCCGGCCATTATCGTGGTCGACTCCACCGAGCGGGTCCGGCTGGCCAACCGGTCGGCGCGCACGTTGAAGTTGGTTCGTGAGGACCGGGTCGTGGTCCGAGAATTGCTGGCCTTATGCCGAGAGGCGCATCTGGATGACAGTGCATGGATCGATCTCGAAGTACGTCGCGACGGCCAGCGTGTTGCGCTCCGCGGTCACGGTCTGAGCCTCGCCGACCGCATGGTCGGCCTGGTGCTGGTGGACGTCTCAGAGTCGTATCGGGTCGAGGCAGTGCGACGCGACTTCGTCGCCAACGTCAGTCACGAACTGAAAACTCCGGTAGGCGCGATCACCCTCCTGGGGGAGGCAATCGAAGACGCCGCGGATGATCAAGCCGCCGTACGCCGGTTCGCATTGAGCATGCAGAAGGAAAGCAAACGCCTCAGCGTGCTGGTGCAGGAACTGATCGAACTATCCCGGCTGCAGGGCGGCGAACCGTCCCCACCGGGCACCACGATCCGGATTGCCGACATCGTCGCCGAATGCGCGGACCGGGCGCGTACCGTCGCCGCGGCCAAATCTATTCAGATCGAAACCGCCGGCGAGGCCGATCTGACGGTGCTCGGCGTGGAGCGTCACCTGGTGATGGCGCTGACGAATCTGTTGACCAACGCGGTGTCCTACAGCTCGGAGGCGACCACGGTCGCCGTCACGTACAGGGCCGAGCGCGACGATGCGGTGATCGTCGTAAAGGACCAGGGCATCGGTATTGCCGCCGACGACATCAAGCGGATTTTTGAGCGTTTCTATCGGGTCGACCGGGCCCGTTCTCGGCAGACGGGCGGCACCGGACTCGGCCTGGCGATTGTGAAGCACATCGCGAGCAATCACGGTGGTTCGATCGAGGTTTGGAGCCAGGAGGGCGAAGGGTCGACGTTCACCCTGCGCATTCCTCGCCGGCCGGCGAGGAATGCAGCGATCGACGCCGCCGATCATTCGTTGGTCAGCGACACGGCCATCGAGGTGGCAGAGCACGGAACACAAAGCGGAGCGTCGCGCTCGACGCTTCCGGAATAA
- the phoU gene encoding phosphate signaling complex protein PhoU, with translation MRDTFQDDLDQVGNRLVEMTNLAGSALNRATTALLNADIKTAEAVIDDDVKIDQLRAEVEQEAFDLLARQQPVATDLRVVVTALQMALDLERMGDLAAHVAKVARMRYPNQALPDTVRPIFQEMAQHAGRNVAKAGTTIGSRDADRAEELETDDDSVDELHRSLFRVVLDPEWSYGVEAAVDVTLLGRYYERFSDHAVALARRIIYVVTGVPTDGETDASGSIGSGHRRPPETM, from the coding sequence ATGCGCGACACTTTCCAGGACGACCTCGACCAGGTCGGTAACCGGCTCGTCGAAATGACGAACCTCGCAGGTTCGGCCTTGAACCGAGCGACGACAGCGTTGCTGAACGCCGACATCAAGACGGCCGAAGCGGTGATCGATGACGACGTCAAGATCGACCAACTGCGCGCCGAGGTCGAGCAGGAAGCATTCGACCTGCTCGCACGACAGCAGCCGGTCGCGACCGATCTGCGTGTCGTCGTCACTGCCCTACAGATGGCCCTTGACCTAGAGCGAATGGGCGATCTCGCCGCGCACGTGGCCAAGGTGGCTCGGATGCGTTACCCGAATCAAGCACTGCCGGACACGGTCCGCCCGATCTTCCAGGAGATGGCGCAACACGCTGGGCGCAACGTCGCCAAGGCCGGAACCACGATCGGGTCCCGGGACGCCGACCGCGCCGAAGAGTTGGAGACCGATGACGATTCGGTCGACGAGTTGCATCGCTCCCTGTTCCGCGTCGTCCTCGACCCCGAGTGGTCGTACGGCGTGGAGGCGGCGGTCGACGTCACGCTGCTGGGCCGGTACTACGAGCGGTTCTCCGATCACGCGGTCGCGCTCGCCCGGCGGATCATTTACGTGGTGACCGGCGTACCGACCGACGGCGAGACCGACGCATCTGGCTCGATCGGATCAGGCCACCGCCGTCCGCCGGAAACCATGTAA
- a CDS encoding SDR family NAD(P)-dependent oxidoreductase, whose product MSTTESKIAVVTGASSGIGAATARALTALGYQVVCAARRLDRLTALAEEIGGIARELDVTSPDSIADLAASLDRVDVLVNNAGGALGVDPIARARDDDWESMYATNVLGVMRVTRALLPALEASGAGTIVTVTSTAGTGVYEGGGGYTAAKHGAHALMGTLRLELNGKPIRVVEVLPGMVHTEEFSLNRLRGDQQKADAVYAGVSEPLVAEDVADAIAYTVGVPQHVNIDQLVIRPIAQASNYKVARS is encoded by the coding sequence ATGTCCACGACTGAGTCAAAAATTGCCGTCGTCACCGGAGCATCGAGCGGGATCGGAGCGGCGACAGCGCGCGCCCTCACCGCTCTCGGTTACCAAGTTGTGTGTGCCGCGCGCCGGCTGGATCGGCTGACGGCGCTGGCCGAGGAGATCGGCGGCATCGCGCGCGAACTGGACGTCACCTCGCCCGATTCGATCGCTGACCTCGCCGCGAGCCTGGACCGGGTGGACGTGCTCGTTAACAACGCCGGCGGAGCGCTCGGTGTGGATCCGATTGCGCGGGCTCGCGATGATGACTGGGAGTCGATGTACGCCACCAATGTCCTTGGCGTGATGCGCGTGACTCGCGCGCTACTGCCTGCGTTGGAGGCTTCAGGGGCTGGCACCATCGTCACGGTTACCTCGACCGCCGGGACCGGTGTGTATGAAGGCGGAGGCGGGTACACCGCGGCGAAACACGGTGCGCACGCGTTGATGGGAACGCTGCGGCTGGAACTGAACGGCAAACCGATTCGAGTCGTTGAGGTGCTGCCGGGCATGGTGCACACCGAGGAGTTCTCACTCAACCGGTTGCGCGGCGACCAGCAAAAGGCCGACGCGGTGTACGCCGGGGTCTCCGAACCGTTGGTGGCCGAGGACGTTGCCGATGCGATCGCCTACACCGTCGGCGTACCGCAGCACGTGAACATCGACCAACTCGTCATCCGACCGATCGCGCAGGCCTCCAACTACAAGGTTGCTCGCTCGTAA
- a CDS encoding YbjN domain-containing protein: protein MEQTYSTASGPNVMTSDMTRAAEVIATTLAELELEHQRLADDHFVAELPGTRRLKTTCHLKLSPHSLQISAFVMRHPDEAFEDLWAYLLTKNARSYTVSWAIDKVGDVYLMGRLPLIAVTAEEVDRVLGTVLQQADDNFNPMLEIGFRTAIAREWKWRISRGEPTNNLAAFRNLIESMEKAEKQPDLDAES, encoded by the coding sequence ATGGAGCAGACGTATTCGACCGCCTCGGGTCCCAACGTGATGACGAGCGACATGACGCGCGCCGCCGAGGTCATCGCGACCACCCTCGCCGAATTGGAGTTGGAGCATCAGCGGTTGGCCGACGATCACTTCGTGGCTGAGCTTCCCGGAACGCGCCGACTGAAGACGACCTGTCACCTCAAACTGTCGCCGCACTCGCTGCAGATTTCGGCGTTTGTGATGCGCCACCCCGACGAGGCCTTCGAGGATCTGTGGGCCTACCTCCTGACGAAGAACGCCCGCTCATACACCGTCTCGTGGGCGATCGACAAGGTCGGCGACGTGTATCTGATGGGTCGCCTGCCGCTGATCGCCGTGACGGCCGAGGAAGTAGACCGAGTGTTGGGAACGGTGCTGCAGCAGGCCGACGACAATTTCAATCCGATGTTGGAGATCGGCTTCCGAACGGCGATCGCACGCGAATGGAAGTGGCGGATCAGCCGGGGTGAACCCACGAACAACCTTGCCGCGTTCCGTAACCTCATCGAGTCGATGGAGAAGGCCGAGAAGCAGCCGGATCTGGACGCCGAATCGTAG
- a CDS encoding phosphoglyceromutase: MTNIGTLILLRHGESDWNQKNLFTGWVDVELTDLGRTQATRGGELLVERDLLPDVAYTSLLRRAIMTCQLALDRADRHWIPVIRSWRLNERHYGALQGKDKAQVRDEFGEEQFMLWRRSYDTPPPELAVDDEFSQYTDPRYAAIPPEARPQTECLKDVVARMLPFWYDAIVPDLLAGKNVLVAAHGNSLRALVKHLDDMSEEDVVGLNIPTGIPLIYQLDGALRPLSRGGEYLDPEAAADAIQAVANQGKK; encoded by the coding sequence ATGACCAATATCGGCACCCTCATCCTGTTGCGTCACGGTGAGAGCGACTGGAACCAGAAGAATCTGTTCACCGGCTGGGTGGACGTCGAATTGACCGACCTCGGTCGTACCCAAGCCACTCGCGGCGGCGAGTTGCTCGTCGAGCGCGACCTGCTCCCGGACGTTGCCTACACGTCGCTGCTGCGCCGCGCGATCATGACCTGCCAGCTCGCGTTGGACCGCGCGGATCGGCACTGGATCCCGGTGATTCGCTCTTGGCGCCTCAACGAGCGTCATTACGGCGCACTGCAGGGCAAGGACAAGGCGCAGGTCCGCGACGAGTTCGGCGAGGAGCAGTTCATGCTCTGGCGCCGCTCGTACGACACTCCCCCGCCCGAGTTGGCGGTCGATGACGAGTTCTCGCAGTACACCGACCCGCGCTACGCGGCGATCCCGCCGGAGGCGCGCCCGCAAACCGAGTGCCTCAAGGACGTGGTCGCGCGGATGCTGCCGTTCTGGTACGACGCGATCGTGCCCGACCTGCTAGCTGGCAAGAACGTGCTGGTCGCCGCACACGGCAACAGCCTTCGCGCGCTGGTCAAGCACCTCGATGACATGAGCGAAGAGGACGTGGTCGGGCTGAACATTCCGACCGGCATCCCGCTGATCTACCAGCTAGATGGCGCGTTGCGGCCGCTATCGCGGGGCGGGGAGTACCTCGACCCGGAAGCCGCGGCGGACGCGATTCAGGCCGTCGCCAATCAGGGCAAGAAGTAG
- a CDS encoding UDP-N-acetylmuramate dehydrogenase yields MTAQISLADYTTMRIGGPAQLMRTETTDELIAAVRAADDERRRVLLIGGGSNLVIGDDPFGGIAVLIANIGIAGERDGEQVVLDIAAGEDWDALVARTIDEGYSGIEALSGIPGKVGATPIQNVGAYGAEIADVLVSVDVWDRLSNSRRTLSAAECGFGYRSSMFKHSDDYVVLAVRLRLRRSASSAPVRYAELARTLGVEPGDRAPLRAVRDAVLGLRSSKGMVLDSADHDTWSAGSFFTNPIVPPSAVPEGAPAYDAPDGLVKTSAAWLIERAGFAKGFGNDRAALSGKHTLALTNRGSANAEDILDLAREIRDGVQQRFGIELRPEPLLINCAL; encoded by the coding sequence ATGACCGCTCAGATCTCGCTCGCCGACTACACCACGATGCGGATCGGTGGACCCGCGCAATTGATGCGCACCGAAACTACCGATGAGCTGATCGCGGCGGTGCGTGCTGCCGACGACGAACGTCGCCGGGTCCTGCTCATCGGCGGTGGCAGCAACCTGGTGATCGGCGACGACCCGTTCGGCGGGATCGCCGTATTGATTGCCAACATCGGCATCGCCGGTGAGCGCGACGGTGAGCAGGTGGTGCTCGATATTGCCGCGGGCGAGGACTGGGATGCCCTCGTCGCCCGCACGATCGATGAGGGCTACAGCGGTATCGAGGCGCTCTCTGGGATCCCCGGTAAGGTCGGCGCAACGCCGATCCAGAACGTCGGCGCGTACGGTGCCGAAATCGCGGACGTGCTGGTCTCCGTCGACGTGTGGGACAGGCTCAGCAATAGCCGTCGTACGTTGAGCGCGGCCGAATGCGGGTTCGGATACCGCTCGAGCATGTTCAAGCACTCCGATGACTACGTGGTGCTCGCCGTACGGTTGCGGTTGCGGCGTTCGGCGTCCTCAGCGCCGGTGCGGTACGCCGAACTCGCCCGTACCCTCGGCGTCGAACCAGGGGATCGCGCACCGCTTCGCGCGGTCCGCGATGCGGTGCTCGGTTTGCGTAGCTCCAAGGGCATGGTGCTCGACAGCGCCGATCACGACACGTGGAGCGCGGGCTCGTTCTTCACCAACCCGATCGTGCCGCCGTCCGCGGTACCCGAGGGTGCACCGGCGTACGACGCGCCAGACGGTCTGGTCAAGACCTCGGCGGCATGGCTGATCGAGCGCGCCGGGTTTGCGAAGGGATTTGGCAACGACCGCGCGGCGCTGTCCGGCAAGCACACGCTGGCGCTGACGAACCGCGGCAGCGCGAATGCCGAGGACATCCTCGACCTGGCGCGCGAGATCCGCGACGGCGTGCAGCAGCGGTTCGGGATCGAACTACGCCCCGAACCCCTGCTGATCAACTGCGCGCTGTAG
- a CDS encoding alpha/beta fold hydrolase, which translates to MTPGVPERRETAVSGLRISYLVKGSHGPTTMYLHGLGADAEQTRPLASGVPGRLVLVDLPSHGHSDDAGELLRLDDLVDIASTIAAKEGATQALGVSLGSAVLLRWLTRRAFALHRAVLYLPAAATTPRPAGRLRNALASAEALQDYVGGELPDSVASTALARRWLGARTQALRRPGIAAYADMLEREAPIDDAASARRSPTRLLAIGARGDRLHPVEAATEAAACFDNGEVHVFADAAPLWTARRELRGLLSGFLGDATAEESVGDGGARSDNLES; encoded by the coding sequence GTGACCCCCGGCGTTCCCGAACGCCGCGAGACGGCAGTCAGCGGCCTGCGCATCTCCTACCTGGTTAAAGGCTCGCACGGGCCCACCACGATGTACCTGCACGGGCTCGGCGCGGACGCCGAACAGACTCGCCCGCTGGCCAGCGGCGTACCCGGGCGACTCGTACTCGTAGACCTGCCCTCACATGGACATTCCGACGACGCTGGCGAGTTGCTCCGGCTCGATGATCTAGTCGACATCGCCAGCACCATTGCCGCCAAAGAAGGCGCCACCCAGGCGCTTGGCGTGTCGCTGGGCAGTGCCGTCCTGCTGCGTTGGCTGACCCGGCGTGCGTTCGCCCTGCACCGAGCGGTGCTGTATCTACCGGCGGCAGCGACTACGCCACGCCCCGCAGGACGATTACGCAACGCGCTCGCCAGCGCGGAGGCGTTACAGGATTACGTCGGCGGTGAGTTACCGGACTCGGTGGCTAGCACCGCACTCGCGCGGCGGTGGCTTGGTGCGCGCACCCAGGCCCTGCGGCGTCCGGGGATTGCGGCGTACGCCGACATGCTCGAGCGTGAGGCGCCGATCGACGACGCCGCTAGCGCCCGGCGGAGCCCAACCCGCCTACTGGCGATCGGTGCGCGAGGCGACCGGCTGCACCCGGTGGAGGCAGCCACCGAAGCAGCGGCGTGCTTCGACAACGGCGAGGTACACGTCTTCGCCGATGCGGCACCGCTGTGGACTGCGCGCCGCGAATTACGCGGGCTGCTGTCGGGTTTCCTCGGTGACGCGACGGCAGAGGAGTCCGTCGGGGACGGCGGCGCTCGCAGCGATAACCTCGAGTCGTGA
- a CDS encoding DUF2516 family protein codes for MRIAEFWISIGLTYGSLALCLWAFIDAAIRPAAAFSASDKLSKVAWMGILALAGLVLYFMGFMSFLGIFAAVATGVYLADVRPAVRELQQGGNRW; via the coding sequence GTGCGGATAGCGGAGTTCTGGATCTCGATCGGCCTGACTTATGGCTCGCTCGCCTTGTGCCTGTGGGCGTTCATTGACGCGGCGATTCGCCCCGCCGCCGCATTCTCGGCGTCCGACAAACTCAGCAAAGTCGCCTGGATGGGAATCCTGGCCTTGGCGGGCCTGGTGCTGTACTTCATGGGCTTCATGTCGTTCCTGGGCATCTTTGCCGCCGTCGCGACCGGTGTCTACCTGGCCGACGTACGTCCTGCGGTGCGTGAACTGCAACAGGGTGGCAATCGCTGGTGA
- a CDS encoding helix-turn-helix domain-containing protein yields MAAVTDPLEGLGSFIRAQREQAKVSLRQLAELTEVSNPYLSQIERGVRRPSAEILAQIAKGLRISAESLYVRAGLLDPAADPAGVEEAIRGDSHLTVRQQQALIEIYLAFRSANRTDNDAD; encoded by the coding sequence GTGGCTGCAGTAACCGACCCGCTGGAGGGTCTCGGATCATTCATTCGCGCCCAGCGCGAACAAGCGAAGGTGTCGCTTCGGCAACTCGCAGAACTGACCGAAGTCAGCAACCCGTACCTGTCCCAAATCGAACGGGGCGTACGTCGACCGAGCGCCGAGATCCTCGCGCAGATCGCTAAAGGATTGCGTATCTCGGCCGAGTCCCTGTACGTCCGAGCCGGACTGCTCGACCCGGCGGCCGATCCCGCCGGGGTCGAAGAAGCGATCCGTGGTGACAGCCACCTGACCGTCCGGCAACAACAGGCTCTGATCGAGATCTACCTCGCGTTCCGCAGTGCCAACCGCACTGATAACGACGCGGACTGA
- a CDS encoding peptide deformylase, with product MTVKPIVITGDPVLHNPTRRVEHVDDEIRTLVADMFDTMSAANGVGLAANQVGVDLRIFVYDCPDDSGVVHRGVVINPALQTGPLPEGMPDEDEDWEGCLSVPGEAFPTGRSDWAKVTGTDLDDTPIEIEGTGFFARCLQHETDHLDGYLYLDRLVGRYKRESKRAVRARGWAKDAITSWDPSTAQAEEV from the coding sequence ATGACCGTCAAGCCCATCGTCATCACCGGCGACCCCGTTCTACACAACCCGACCCGCCGCGTTGAGCACGTGGACGACGAGATCCGCACGCTGGTCGCCGACATGTTTGACACGATGTCTGCAGCCAACGGCGTCGGGCTCGCCGCTAACCAGGTCGGCGTGGACCTGCGGATCTTCGTATACGACTGCCCCGACGACAGCGGAGTCGTGCACCGCGGCGTGGTCATCAACCCCGCGCTACAGACGGGCCCACTCCCGGAGGGCATGCCCGATGAGGACGAGGACTGGGAAGGTTGCCTGTCGGTACCCGGCGAAGCGTTCCCCACTGGCAGATCTGACTGGGCGAAGGTCACCGGCACCGACCTGGATGACACTCCGATCGAGATCGAAGGCACTGGTTTCTTCGCACGCTGCCTGCAGCACGAAACCGATCACCTCGATGGCTACCTCTATCTGGATCGCCTCGTGGGGCGCTACAAACGCGAGTCCAAGCGCGCCGTGCGGGCCCGCGGTTGGGCGAAGGATGCAATCACCTCATGGGACCCCAGCACGGCACAAGCCGAGGAGGTTTAG
- a CDS encoding SAM-dependent methyltransferase, giving the protein MLPVRDSLRVRSPLPSARVALAKRLIPLALDRVPTRIHSASGPPLQRVELESDAPQIDVIRPERLTRRMAHHPKIGIGEGYMVGDWREAPGTDLADALVPFAASMDTILPKWLTRLRRLIDRPMPRSMRNSIEQSRHNIEAHYDLSNEMFALFLDESMTYSSALFLPQQPRTADTLLEAQQRKIDAALDRARVTEGTSLLEIGTGWGALAIRAAQRGAKVTSITLSREQAALAEERAQRLGVAEQIEIRLQDYRDVEGQYDAIVSIEMIEAVGAEYWATYFATIDERLAFGGTAVVQAILMNDEHMRRTRSSYGWIQKHIFPGGLIPSLPAIERTLDDATTLRMTEMSAFGQSYADTLRIWRDTFDARVDEVRALGWNEEMIRAWRFYLAYSEAGFRTGYLDVAQLRFERPAEAVRRADGG; this is encoded by the coding sequence ATGCTTCCCGTTCGAGACTCGCTCCGTGTCCGTTCGCCACTGCCGAGTGCGCGCGTCGCCCTGGCGAAACGGCTTATCCCGCTGGCGCTGGACCGCGTGCCAACGCGGATACACAGCGCCTCCGGACCACCACTGCAACGGGTCGAACTCGAATCCGATGCCCCGCAAATCGACGTCATCAGGCCCGAGCGGCTGACTCGCCGAATGGCGCACCACCCGAAGATCGGAATCGGCGAGGGCTACATGGTCGGCGACTGGCGCGAAGCCCCCGGCACCGATCTCGCCGACGCCCTGGTCCCCTTCGCCGCATCTATGGACACGATCTTGCCGAAGTGGCTCACTCGGCTACGCCGCCTTATCGATCGGCCGATGCCGCGCAGCATGCGCAACAGCATCGAGCAGTCCAGACACAACATCGAGGCACACTACGACCTCAGTAACGAGATGTTTGCGCTGTTCCTGGACGAGTCAATGACCTACAGCAGCGCGTTGTTTCTACCGCAGCAGCCACGCACCGCCGACACGCTGCTGGAGGCCCAACAGCGCAAGATCGATGCAGCTCTGGACCGCGCGCGGGTCACCGAAGGCACGTCGTTACTCGAAATTGGGACCGGCTGGGGAGCGCTGGCGATACGCGCGGCCCAGCGAGGCGCGAAGGTCACCAGCATCACGCTGTCGCGCGAACAGGCAGCGTTGGCCGAGGAACGCGCACAGCGGCTCGGGGTCGCCGAGCAGATCGAGATCCGACTGCAGGATTATCGCGACGTCGAGGGACAGTACGACGCGATCGTCAGCATCGAGATGATCGAGGCTGTCGGCGCAGAGTACTGGGCAACCTACTTCGCCACGATTGACGAACGACTCGCTTTCGGCGGAACCGCAGTCGTACAAGCGATCCTGATGAATGACGAACACATGCGGCGTACCCGTTCGTCGTACGGCTGGATCCAGAAGCACATCTTCCCCGGCGGCCTCATCCCTTCGCTGCCGGCGATCGAACGGACGCTGGACGACGCGACGACACTACGAATGACCGAGATGTCAGCGTTCGGACAGTCGTACGCTGACACGTTGCGCATCTGGCGCGACACCTTCGATGCGCGCGTCGACGAGGTGCGGGCGCTCGGCTGGAACGAGGAAATGATCCGGGCATGGCGGTTCTACCTCGCATACAGCGAGGCCGGCTTCCGCACCGGATATCTGGATGTCGCACAGTTGCGGTTCGAACGCCCCGCCGAGGCCGTGCGTCGCGCCGACGGCGGGTAG
- a CDS encoding class I SAM-dependent methyltransferase, whose protein sequence is MSDQYLHGHHESVLRSHTWRTAANSAGYLLPSLQPGMRVLDVGCGPATITIDVAKLVAPGEVIGIEPSEEVLELARNNAADAESPDSLSFQPADVYALPFADHSFDVVHAHQVLQHLSDPVAALAEMRRVCAPGGVVAARDADYGAMTWFPEVAGIRQWQRAYRDTATAGGYFPDAGRMLKSWALEAGFAKVTSSGDVWCYASDVEVAWWSDLWADRVVYSGFAGQAMERGVADRDGLQRMSEAWREWGTKPDAWFLIPHGEILARG, encoded by the coding sequence ATGAGCGATCAGTATCTGCACGGTCATCACGAAAGTGTGCTGCGGTCACATACCTGGCGGACTGCCGCGAACTCGGCCGGCTATCTACTGCCGTCGCTGCAGCCCGGGATGCGAGTGCTGGATGTCGGTTGCGGTCCGGCGACGATCACGATCGATGTTGCGAAATTGGTTGCTCCCGGTGAGGTCATCGGGATCGAGCCATCGGAAGAGGTTCTCGAACTGGCGCGCAATAACGCCGCAGACGCCGAGTCGCCCGACTCGTTGAGCTTCCAACCTGCAGACGTATATGCCCTGCCGTTTGCCGATCACAGTTTCGACGTCGTACACGCACATCAGGTGTTGCAACACCTCAGCGATCCGGTCGCCGCGCTTGCCGAGATGCGGCGCGTGTGTGCTCCGGGTGGCGTGGTTGCCGCGCGTGATGCGGACTACGGCGCGATGACGTGGTTCCCGGAAGTGGCTGGGATCCGGCAGTGGCAACGGGCCTACCGCGACACGGCGACTGCCGGTGGCTACTTCCCCGACGCCGGTCGAATGCTGAAATCGTGGGCGCTCGAGGCCGGATTCGCCAAGGTGACCTCGTCCGGGGATGTGTGGTGCTACGCAAGTGATGTCGAGGTCGCATGGTGGTCGGACCTATGGGCCGATCGCGTGGTGTATTCGGGATTTGCTGGGCAAGCGATGGAACGCGGTGTGGCCGATCGCGATGGCCTGCAGCGGATGAGTGAGGCCTGGCGAGAGTGGGGAACCAAGCCCGACGCCTGGTTCCTGATTCCACACGGTGAAATTCTCGCGCGCGGTTAA
- a CDS encoding enoyl-CoA hydratase/isomerase family protein → MNHFTLATADSVATLTFDNPPINLMTAAAHLELADILDDIAADDNVHVLVLRSANPEWFIAHFDVAAILGMPTEAGDPPTELTRYHQMCEQLRIMPKATIAVIDGRVGGGGNEIAMSCDMRFASPAAVFNQPEVALGIIPGGSGTVRLPRLVGRARALETILGCEDIDTDTAERWGLINRVVPVDHLDDHVNRLAKRIAAFPPHAVAAAKASVTSAESAITEHLLAESHAFSRTLGEPRARAAMEGFLANGGQTPKGERRLGDLAGELSG, encoded by the coding sequence ATGAACCACTTCACTCTCGCCACTGCCGACAGTGTGGCCACACTGACCTTCGACAATCCACCGATCAACCTGATGACCGCAGCAGCCCACCTCGAACTGGCCGACATCCTCGATGACATCGCGGCCGACGACAATGTGCACGTACTCGTGCTGCGCTCAGCGAACCCAGAATGGTTCATCGCGCATTTCGATGTCGCAGCCATCCTGGGCATGCCCACCGAAGCCGGCGATCCGCCCACCGAACTCACTAGGTATCACCAGATGTGCGAGCAACTTCGCATCATGCCAAAGGCAACCATCGCCGTCATCGACGGCCGCGTCGGCGGCGGCGGCAATGAGATCGCGATGAGCTGCGATATGCGCTTCGCGTCTCCGGCCGCGGTGTTCAATCAGCCCGAGGTCGCACTCGGGATTATCCCTGGCGGGAGCGGCACGGTCCGACTGCCGCGGCTCGTCGGGCGCGCACGGGCACTGGAGACGATTCTCGGATGCGAGGACATCGATACCGACACCGCCGAACGCTGGGGGCTGATCAATCGGGTAGTGCCGGTCGACCACCTCGACGATCACGTGAACCGACTCGCGAAGCGAATCGCCGCGTTCCCACCACATGCCGTCGCGGCCGCCAAAGCCAGCGTCACGAGTGCAGAGTCGGCGATAACCGAACACCTACTCGCTGAATCCCACGCCTTCAGCCGGACACTCGGTGAACCTCGTGCTCGCGCGGCGATGGAGGGGTTCCTCGCGAATGGTGGGCAGACTCCAAAGGGCGAACGTCGGCTGGGCGATCTCGCTGGCGAACTGAGCGGATAA